TCGATGTGGATGAGGCGGGTGCCGCGCTTCAGCGCTTTTCCCGGGAGGTGACCCGGCAATGAGCATCGAGGTCTTGAAGTACGGGGGATCTTCCCTGGCGGGGGAGGGCCGGATAGCCGCTGTCGCGAAACAGGTGGCCGATCTCCACCGCAAGGGCGTTTCCCTGGTCGTGGTGGTATCGGCTGTGGGGCATACCACGAAGAACCTCATCGAGACCGCCAATGGCTTCGCCTGCCGCCTGAACCGCCGGGAGATAGACCAGCTCATTTCCACCGGCGAGCAGCAGAGCATGGCTCTTCTCACCATGGCCCTGGGAAAACGGGATGTCCCAGCCCGTTCCTTCGCGGGCTGGCAGGCTGGGATAAGGGCTGGCGGCGTTTTCACCGACGGGCGGATCAGTTCCGTGGACCCCCGGATGGTGGCGAGGTCCCTCGAAAAGGGGGAGGTTGCCGTCGTCGCCGGCTTCCAGGGCGTCACCGACGAAGGAGACGTCATAACCCTTGGCAGGGGAGGGTCGGACCTCTCCGCGGTGGCCCTGGCCGCCGCCCTGGAGGCCGACTGCTGCCGAATTTTCACCGATGTGGAAGGGATGTTTTCCGCCGACCCAAGGCTGGTTCCAAAAGCTTTTCGTCTTGAAAGGATCAGCAGCGGGGAATGCATGGAGATGGCCGCGGCGGGCGCCAGGGTCCTGCAGGCAAGGAGCGTGGAGCTCGCCTGGAGGTACGAGGTGCCGCTCTTTGTCGGTTCCAGCTTTGAAAAGGGGAGGGGGACCTGGATCATGAGAGATGATGTTTCGGAAGGCTTTGTGGTGCGATCGATAACCCACGATACGGAGGTTGCCAAAGTGGCCGTGCTTGGGGTCCCCGATATTCCCGGGATCGCGGCCAGGGTTTTCTCCTCCCTGAGCGAGGCCGGCGTGGGCGCCGAGATGATAATCCAAAGCATTATGAGGGGCCAGGTCAACGATATTGCCTTCCTCGTCAGGAAGGAATTCCTGGGTGAAGCCATAGACGTCTGCCGCAAGACCGCCAGGGATATCGAAGCCCAGGGCGTGGCTTTCGATACGGAGGTGGGCAAGATCTCCCTGGTGGGGGCGGGTCTGTCGAACCACCCCGACGCCCCGGCGAGGATGTTCTCGGTGCTCGCCGGCGAGTCCGTCAATATCGACATGATCTCCTCGACTTCGATGTCCATCACCTGCGTGGTCTCCTCGGCCGATGTGAAAAAAGCCGTTGTGGCCCTTCACAAGGCTTTTATCGAGGAGGCACAGCGATGAGGGTGGCGCTGCTCGGCGCCACCGGCGCCGTAGGGCGGGAAATCCTGAACACCCTCGAGGCGAGGAACTTCCCCGCCTCGGAGATCGTGCCCCTGGCCTCTTCCCGCTCGAAGGGTTCCAGGGTCTCCTTCGGCGGGGGCGAATTCGAGGTCAGCGAGGTAACCGCCGACTCCTTCGAGGGAATAGATATCGCTTTCTTCTCGGCCGGCGGCACCGCCTCAAGGCTGTGGGCCCCGGAGGCGACCAGGAGGGGCGCGGTGGTGATCGATAACAGTTCGGCCTGGAGGATGGACCCCGAGGTCCCCCTCGTGGTGCCCGAGGTCAACCCCGGTGCGATAACAGGAAACAAGGGGCTTATCGCCAACCCCAACTGCGCCACCATCCAGGCCGTCATGGTTTTGAAGCCGCTCCATGACGCCGCCGGTCTTGAGCAGTTTTCCGCGGTCACCTTCCAGTCCGTTTCCGGCACGGGGAAGGAGGCCGTTACGGAACTGGCGCGCAATTCAGAGGCTTTCCTGTCCGGCGACAAGGGGATCGCGTCCGTTTACCCTCACGATATCGCCTTCAACGTGTTGCCCCACATAGGCGGTTTCGACGAGGGCGGCATAAGCGAGGAAGAGTGGAAGATGATCAGGGAGTCCAGGAAGATCCTGGAACTCCCCGGTCTTGATGTAAGGTGCACCGCCGCCAGGGTCCCTGTTTTCAGGGGGCATTCCGAGGCGGTCACCGCCCTTTTCAAGCGGACTATTTCTCCGAAAGAGGCCAGAAGGGTCCTCTCGGTCGCGCCGGGAGTATGCCTTGCCGATGAACCCGGCAGAAATCTTTACCCGACGGCCAGGGATTCCCGGGGGAAGGATTTCGTCTACGTAGGCAGGATCAGGAGGGATACCATAAGTGAAAAGGGACTCATGATGTGGATCGTATCGGACAACCTCCTGAAGGGAGCCGCTCTCAACGCCGTCCAGATAGCCGAACTCCTGGTAACCCCGTGATTTTTGTTCCTGCCTTGACGTTCTTCAGCCCGGGCGATCGGAGTATAAGGTAGAATAGCGGCGGCGTCCGGGGTGGACGCCGCCATTTCCTTTTTCGAGGACGGTGCCTGAAAACATGAAGAAAAAGGCCGCCTTTACATTTTTGATGGCTGCGGTGCTTTTCGCCGCCACGGTCGCGACCGGTGCGGAACAGATACGGCTTACATCAGATACCCTTCAGTACGATCCCTCGGGGGGCACCGTTTTCGCCTCGGGGAACGTGAAGGTTATCGGGAGGGGTGCCGAGATAACCTCCGACGAAGGCGAATTCGACCCCTCGGGCATGCGCTCCCTGTTCCGGGATAATGTCCTGGCCCTGTGGCCCGAGGGGAAGCTGACCATGAACTGCGATGAGATGGTCGTGGAGGAGGTCGCCCGGGGCCAGAAGATCATCGCCCGGAAGGTGACCAGGTTCCACGACGCGGTCAGGAAGGTGACCATGAGGGCTGACCTTGTGGAAGGGTCCGTGGTCGGCGGGGCCTTCACAGAATTTGATGCCAGGGGCGGCGTGGTGGCCGATGCCGTAGCTCCCGATGGGGAGCCTACCAGGGTAACGGGCAAGAGGTCGCGATACGACAGGGACCGCCAGACCCTGGAATTCACCGGCGGGGCGGTGGGGTTACAGAAGAATCGCAGGATCACCGCCGACACCTTCATCATTCACCTTGAAAGCGGGAAGATCGAAGCCGTGGGGAATCCCCGGATGGAGGTCGACCTTCCCCCCGGGGAGGACCAATGAACAACCGCTTCCTCTGGGCGCGTTCGCTGAGCAAGAGCTACAAGGGGCGGACCGTCGTATCGTCGGTGGACCTGAAGGTCAGGCAGGGGGAGATCGTGGGTCTTCTAGGGCCCAACGGGGCCGGGAAGACCACAACCTTCTACATGGTCCTGGGCATTGTGAAACCCGACTCCGGGAGGATAATGATCGACAACGAGGATCTCACAGGTCTGCCCATGTACATCAGGACCAGGAGGGGGATCGGCTACCTCCCCCAAGAGGCCTCGGTCTTCAGGAGCCTGACCGCCCGGGAAAACATCGAACTAGTCCTGGAGGAGAAGGGCGAGGGCAGTAAGAAGATCGAACGCCTGGCCTCCGACCTGATCGAGGAGTTCGGGCTGAGAGAAGTGGAGGACATCCCCGGCTTTGCCCTGAGCGGGGGTGAGCGCAGGAGGGTGGAGATCGCCCGCAGCCTGGCCATGAACCCCTCGTTCATATTGCTGGACGAACCCTTCAGCGGCATCGACCCCATCGCCGTCTACGACATACAGCAGATAATACTGGGCCTGAGGGCCAGGGGGTACGGCATCCTGCTCACGGACCACAGCGTGAGGGAGACCCTGGCCATAACCGATAGGACCTACCTCATCCACAGGGGGCAGATCCTAGTCGAGGGCACTCC
Above is a window of Thermovirga sp. DNA encoding:
- a CDS encoding aspartate kinase — encoded protein: MSIEVLKYGGSSLAGEGRIAAVAKQVADLHRKGVSLVVVVSAVGHTTKNLIETANGFACRLNRREIDQLISTGEQQSMALLTMALGKRDVPARSFAGWQAGIRAGGVFTDGRISSVDPRMVARSLEKGEVAVVAGFQGVTDEGDVITLGRGGSDLSAVALAAALEADCCRIFTDVEGMFSADPRLVPKAFRLERISSGECMEMAAAGARVLQARSVELAWRYEVPLFVGSSFEKGRGTWIMRDDVSEGFVVRSITHDTEVAKVAVLGVPDIPGIAARVFSSLSEAGVGAEMIIQSIMRGQVNDIAFLVRKEFLGEAIDVCRKTARDIEAQGVAFDTEVGKISLVGAGLSNHPDAPARMFSVLAGESVNIDMISSTSMSITCVVSSADVKKAVVALHKAFIEEAQR
- a CDS encoding aspartate-semialdehyde dehydrogenase, producing the protein MRVALLGATGAVGREILNTLEARNFPASEIVPLASSRSKGSRVSFGGGEFEVSEVTADSFEGIDIAFFSAGGTASRLWAPEATRRGAVVIDNSSAWRMDPEVPLVVPEVNPGAITGNKGLIANPNCATIQAVMVLKPLHDAAGLEQFSAVTFQSVSGTGKEAVTELARNSEAFLSGDKGIASVYPHDIAFNVLPHIGGFDEGGISEEEWKMIRESRKILELPGLDVRCTAARVPVFRGHSEAVTALFKRTISPKEARRVLSVAPGVCLADEPGRNLYPTARDSRGKDFVYVGRIRRDTISEKGLMMWIVSDNLLKGAALNAVQIAELLVTP
- the lptB gene encoding LPS export ABC transporter ATP-binding protein, with product MNNRFLWARSLSKSYKGRTVVSSVDLKVRQGEIVGLLGPNGAGKTTTFYMVLGIVKPDSGRIMIDNEDLTGLPMYIRTRRGIGYLPQEASVFRSLTARENIELVLEEKGEGSKKIERLASDLIEEFGLREVEDIPGFALSGGERRRVEIARSLAMNPSFILLDEPFSGIDPIAVYDIQQIILGLRARGYGILLTDHSVRETLAITDRTYLIHRGQILVEGTPSEVADSEAARKFYLGERFSL